One stretch of Mus pahari chromosome 5, PAHARI_EIJ_v1.1, whole genome shotgun sequence DNA includes these proteins:
- the Bok gene encoding bcl-2-related ovarian killer protein, whose translation MEVLRRSSVFAAEIMDAFDRSPTDKELVAQAKALGREYVHARLLRAGLSWSAPERASPAPGGRLAEVCTVLLRLGDELEQIRPSVYRNVARQLHIPLQSEPVVTDAFLAVAGHIFSAGITWGKVVSLYSVAAGLAVDCVRQAQPAMVHALVDCLGEFVRKTLATWLRRRGGWTDVLKCVVSTDPGFRSHWLVAALCSFGRFLKAAFFLLLPER comes from the exons ATGGAGGTGCTGCGGCGCTCTTCTGTCTTTGCTGCGGAGATCATGGACGCCTTTGATCGCTCGCCCACAGACAAGGAGCTGGTGGCCCAGGCTAAGGCACTAGGCCGGGAGTACGTGCATGCGCGGCTTTTGCGCGCCGGCCTCTCCTGGAGCGCTCCAGAGCGTGCCTCGCCTGCCCCTGGAGGACGCTTGGCAGAGGTGTGCACAGTACTGCTGCGCTTGG GAGATGAGCTGGAGCAGATCCGTCCCAGCGTATACCGGAACGTGGCCCGGCAGCTGCACATCCCCCTGCAGTCGGAGCCTGTGGTGACAGATGCCTTCCTCGCAGTGGCAGGCCACATCTTCTCGGCAG GTATCACATGGGGCAAGGTAGTGTCCCTGTATTCCGTGGCCGCGGGGCTAGCTGTGGACTGCGTCCGGCAGGCTCAGCCTGCCATGGTTCATGCCCTGGTTGACTGCCTGGGGGAATTTGTACGCAAGACCTTGGCTACCTGGCTGCGGAGGCGTGGCGGATGG ACGGATGTCCTCAAGTGTGTGGTCAGCACAGACCCTGGTTTCCGCTCCCACTGGCTCGTGGCCGCGCTCTGCAGCTTTGGCCGCTTCCTGAAGGCAGCATTTTTCCTGTTGTTGCCAGAGAGATGA
- the Thap4 gene encoding THAP domain-containing protein 4 isoform X2, whose amino-acid sequence MEPPKLNPVVEPLSWMLGTWLSDPPGVGTFPTLQPFQYLEEVHISHVGQPMLNFSFNSFHPETHKPMHRECGFIRLKPDTNKVAFVSAQNTGIVEVEEGEVNGQELCVSSHSISRISFAKEPHVEQITRKFRLNSEGKLEQTVSMATTTQPMTQHLHITYKKVTP is encoded by the exons AACCTCCCAAGCTGAATCCAGTGGTGGAGCCGTTGTCCTGGATGCTGGGTACCTGGCTGTCAGACCCGCCGGGAGTCGGTACCTTTCCGACACTGCAGCCCTTCCAGTACTTGGAGGAGGTGCACATCTCCCACGTGGGTCAGCCTATGCTCAACTTCTC GTTCAACTCCTTCCATCCAGAAACACACAAGCCAATGCACAGAGAGTGTGGCTTCATCCGCCTCAAGCCTGATACCAACAAAGTGGCCTTTGTCAGTGCCCAGAACACAG GTATTGTGGAAGTGGAGGAGGGTGAAGTGAATGGACAGGAGCTGTGTGTCTCATCCCATTCCATCTCCAGGATCTCCTTTGCCAAGGAGCCCCATGTGGAGCAG ATCACTCGGAAATTCAGGCTGAATTCTGAAGGCAAACTTGAACAGACGGTCTCTATGGCAACCACTACACAGCCAATGACTCAGCATCTTCATATTACCTACAAGAAGGTGACCCCTTAA